From a single Drosophila sulfurigaster albostrigata strain 15112-1811.04 chromosome 3, ASM2355843v2, whole genome shotgun sequence genomic region:
- the LOC133841425 gene encoding protein late bloomer: MIVYYNTIKYTGLLSNFIYMLLAIGVMSAAGLGLQIVEPNTPEHTYFVESLVLGATICMIVIFGCYGMVCDLLSVNLIFTFFILIVLAVEYLQVHNYQPHTRYSDAWQQLELSLAWQNLDKQPELMQHLEQQQHCCGYNNAEDYKNLHLPLPSSCYQQSPQSDGSTKVKLISRGCLATLSNTKRGILHRDKLFMWCIVGLEVFILVQTISLSLLLYKLRQRDRQARQQVPPGVRREPRANHVGSRAQLLDNV, translated from the exons ATGATCGTCTACTACAACACAATCAAGTACACCGGACTTCTGTCCAATTTTATATACATG TTGCTGGCGATTGGCGTCATGTCTGCAGCGGGTCTGGGACTGCAAATTGTGGAGCCGAATACGCCGGAGCACACATACTTCGTGGAGAGCCTTGTGCTGGGTGCAACCATCTGTATGATTGTCATATTTGGCTGCTACGGCATGGTCTGTGATCTACTTAGTGTTAATCTTATT TTCACCTTCTTCATACTGATCGTGCTGGCCGTGGAGTATCTGCAGGTGCACAACTATCAGCCGCACACTCGTTACAGTGATGCCTGGCAACAGTTGGAGTTGTCACTGGCTTGGCAAAACTTGGACAAGCAGCCAGAGCTGATGCAGCACTtggaacaacagcaacactgcTGTGGCTACAACAATGCCGAGGACTACAAGAATTTacatttgccattgccatcgaGCTGTTATCAGCAGTCGCCGCAAAGCGATGGCAGCACAAAAGTCAAGTTGATTTCGCGTGGCTGCTTGGCAACTTTGAGCAACACCAAGCGCGGAATTCTGCATCGCGATAAGCTATTCATGTGGTGCATTGTTGGCCTTGAG GTCTTTATACTGGTCCAAACAATTTCATTGAGTCTGCTGCTCTACAAGTTGCGCCAACGCGACAGACAGGCAAGGCAACAAGTGCCGCCAGGTGTGCGTCGCGAGCCACGTGCCAATCATGTGGGCTCCAGAGCCCAGCTGCTGGACAATGTTTGA
- the LOC133841034 gene encoding 23 kDa integral membrane protein, with protein MGCTSGCFKCFLNILNTLFALFGLLIIGIATLSLQQAPTVYITYLYVVGGIVFVASIIGCCGVCQESVCMTTTYGFILLALLVVQLLGLFGKNFDEDYIKQFAVDDVDAKWNLEVIKPGAMDKIQRTYECCGRNGPDDYVIIQRTNLPLSCYPEGNTNVPYYTTGCVTAAADVFLRYFNYVNTSKWGSFGITALLCFCSFYLARRFRKERQTYSYHY; from the exons ATGGGCTGTACTTCCGGTTGCTTTAAGTGTTTTCTCAACATTCTCAACACACTCTTTGCG CTCTTTGGCCTGTTGATAATTGGAATAGCCACGTTGAGTCTACAGCAAGCGCCAACGGTTTACATTACCTATCTGTATGTTGTTGGCGGGATTGTGTTTGTTGCATCTATTATCGGCTGCTGTGGGGTCTGTCAGGAGAGTGTCTGTATGACCACAACG TATGGATTCATATTGTTGGCATTGCTCGTTGTGCAATTGTTGGGCCTCTTTGGAAAGAACTTTGATGAGGATTACATAAAACAGTTTGCGGTCGACGATGTGGATGCCAAATGGAACTTGGAGGTCATCAAACCAGGTGCCATGGACAAGATACAGCGCACA TACGAATGCTGCGGCCGCAATGGACCAGATGATTACGTTATCATTCAACGAACCAATCTTCCATTGAGTTGCTATCCCGAGGGAAATACTAATGTGCCATATTATACAACGGGCTGTGTCACTGCAGCTGCCGATGTATTCCTCAGATATTTCAACTATGTGAATACCAGCAAATGGGGCTCATTCGGAATTACA GCTTTGTTGTGCTTCTGCTCATTCTATTTGGCACGACGCTTTCGCAAGGAGCGCCAAACATATTCGTATCACTATTAA
- the LOC133846088 gene encoding ATPase H(+)-transporting accessory protein 2-like, with protein sequence MLRVIVFLCLISTIVQGFGQFSVLLSPKSLEFTGDDKLESAYVGDVLLAALGNAIAGSSKWTGMSVRDPFSLAQTSIIVLLVRGVLNMTTPQGAGNYELKGIGVEDSLNYMVSQLPKETVNDINFTNHKEGLRKFEECFGTLDTPVVHSVQYLRPKQYWSHKHFLDQLGLIKLATQKLDVILKPSHVLIYRISLDRIVKVARYAPISEAKALLATIIANLLNVIRERNESVLLVQVTLGQKTQLLTKSHTREKINKSPFEKMNDNVDHPILANIIIWFCVVFALVITIICYAIATIDPGRDSIIYRVSTVKDWTKKKH encoded by the coding sequence ATGCTTCGAGTTATTGTATTTCTCTGCTTAATTTCTACGATAGTTCAAGGCTTTGGCCAGTTCTCTGTGCTGCTGAGTCCCAAGTCTTTAGAGTTTACTGGAGATGATAAACTAGAGAGCGCTTATGTGGGCGATGTACTCCTTGCTGCACTGGGAAATGCTATAGCTGGATCAAGTAAATGGACGGGCATGTCTGTACGCGATCCTTTTAGCTTGGCGCAAACGTCGATCATTGTGTTATTGGTACGCGGTGTGCTGAATATGACGACTCCACAAGGTGCGGGCAACTATGAATTGAAAGGTATTGGTGTAGAGGATTCGTTGAATTATATGGTTAGCCAGTTGCCCAAAGAAACGGTGAATGATATCAACTTTACGAATCACAAGGAGGGACTGCGCAAATTTGAAGAATGCTTTGGCACACTGGATACACCCGTTGTGCACTCCGTACAGTATCTTCGTCCTAAGCAATACTGGAGCCATAAGCATTTTCTTGATCAATTAGGTCTGATCAAACTTGCTACGCAGAAGTTGGATGTCATTCTGAAGCCGTCGCATGTGCTGATCTATCGCATATCATTGGATCGCATTGTCAAAGTGGCACGATATGCACCGATAAGTGAAGCCAAAGCATTACTTGCCACAATCATTGCAAATTTACTGAATGTTATCAGAGAACGTAATGAGTCTGTGCTCTTGGTGCAAGTGACCCTTGGACAGAAAACACAATTGCTTACGAAGAGTCATACaagagagaaaataaataagagtCCCTTTGAGAAAATGAATGATAATGTGGATCATCCAATTCTTGCCAATATTATAATTTGGTTCTGTGTCGTGTTTGCCCTTGTGATCACGATTATTTGCTACGCAATTGCGACAATTGATCCGGGCAGAGACTCAATCATCTATCGTGTGTCCACCGTCAAGGATTGGACAAAGAAAAAGCATTAA
- the LOC133841427 gene encoding protein late bloomer: MACRTSFLKAILIILNVLLSLIGVTLIALSVYELNSSSPGTFEHIAIVVQIFVGSFVVLSSFLGCFAAGRVSLGLIWSFVSCMLLLIGLQIYIIAAAHSTDYVQRARTDFLALWTDQRRSIERIAYLEHKYSCCGQDGPQDYILQGGAYPLSCYKNRERVQSQLFGEGCLVAVEAHATDNVMNGLIIKWLLLVVELLALISATHLGVTVRNKLRRERF, translated from the exons ATGGCCTGCCGCACATCCTTCCTCAAAGCCATACTCATCATTCTGAATGTGCTGCTTTcg TTAATTGGCGTGACACTAATAGCTTTGTCTGTATACGAGCTGAACAGCTCCTCGCCGGGCACCTTTGAGCACATTGCCATCGTGGTCCAAATATTCGTGGGCTCATTTGTGGTGCTCAGCTCTTTCCTGGGCTGCTTTGCAGCCGGACGCGTCTCGTTGGGACTCATTTGGAGT TTTGTTAGttgcatgctgctgctgatcgGGTTGCAAATCTATATCATTGCTGCCGCACATTCCACCGATTATGTGCAACGTGCACGCACCGACTTTCTGGCACTCTGGACGGATCAGCGACGCAGTATTGAGCGCATAGCGTACTTGGAACACAAG TACTCGTGCTGTGGTCAGGACGGACCGCAGGATTACATACTACAAGGAGGCGCGTATCCGCTCAGCTGCTATAAGAATCGCGAGCGTGTTCAGAGTCAACTGTTTGGCGAAGGTTGCTTGGTGGCTGTGGAGGCGCATGCCACAGACAATGTCATGAACGGACTGATCATcaagtggctgctgctggtggtggag CTCCTCGCTCTGATCTCGGCCACCCACCTGGGCGTCACAGTACGAAATAAATTGCGACGAGAGCGTTTCTGA
- the LOC133843066 gene encoding protein late bloomer — MGCATTAVKIISIALNVILALLALGSIGWIAFNSDTGTDETIIASYVASVLIVLLAFTGIYAAIRESVCLTATVAVLLLVLAILQILTTCLFLHPMKVESAQKQIDVAWQTHNMDGNQQIYECCGKSSAQDYVHLNQVIPPSCYADLQQTVNAMFIKGCVNEMQNHYDNGKFAIIVASWVLAAFELGCFAVAVFLGISFRNKQRRMQF; from the exons atgggTTGCGCCACAACTGCCGTTAAAATTATCTCGATTGCGCTGAATGTCATTTTGGCG TTGTTGGCACTCGGCTCCATCGGGTGGATAGCCTTTAACTCAGATACGGGCACCGATGAGACAATTATCGCCAGCTATGTGGCCAGTGTCCTGATTGTGTTGCTCGCATTCACTGGCATCTACGCTGCGATACGTGAGTCAGTCTGCTTAACCGCAACG GTGgctgtgctgctgcttgtgctcGCCATACTGCAAATCTTGACAACATGCCTCTTCTTACATCCGATGAAGGTGGAGAGCGCCCAGAAGCAAATCGATGTCGCCTGGCAAACTCACAATATGGATGGCAACCAGCAGATTTATGAATGCTGCGGCAAATCCAGTGCCCAGGATTATGTGCATCTCAATCAAGTGATCCCACCCAGTTGCTATGCCGATCTACAGCAAACAGTCAACGCTATGTTCATCAAAGGTTGCGTGAATGAGATGCAAAATCATTACGACAATGGAAAGTTTGCCATAATAGTTGCATCTTGGGTGTTGGCTGCCTTCGAG CTGGGTTGCTTTGCCGTTGCCGTATTTCTTGGCATTAGTTTCCGCAACAAACAGAGGCgcatgcaattttaa
- the LOC133841426 gene encoding protein late bloomer isoform X1, translated as MPTVQVCLQWAAVVFNAFTLLIGILATLAGAYDLLHKLEEGSMEHIDIDKIVQLSITGTLILAALIGCSGAFLGSIKVLVVHLTLFALVIGAHGWKLSTYNEHRQQDTTEVFVMGIWMKELAHPGAMYQLQRRYECCGDKGYADYTSLKLKVPPSCFHTEEGVHALNPYSNGCMSAVKSDHLKFYRFEKWAHIGLIAYEIVGIILAITLSCQLTTKTRRYTY; from the exons ATGCCCACAGTGCAGGTGTGTCTGCAATGGGCAGCGGTGGTTTTCAATGCGTTTACTCTG CTAATCGGCATCCTGGCCACGCTGGCTGGCGCCTACGATTTGCTCCACAAATTGGAGGAGGGATCAATGGAGCACATTGATATCGACAAAATCGTTCAATTGTCCATCACGGGGACGCTCATCCTGGCTGCTCTCATTGGCTGCTCGGGCGCCTTTCTGGGCTCCATTAAAGTGCTTGTTGTG CACTTGACGTTATTCGCTTTGGTGATCGGTGCTCATGGCTGGAAGCTGAGCACCTACAATGAGCACAGGCAACAGGACACTACAGAAGTGTTTGTCATGGGCATTTGGATGAAGGAGCTGGCACATCCCGGTGCCATGTATCAACTGCAACGCAGA TATGAATGCTGCGGTGACAAAGGCTACGCGGACTACACCAGTCTGAAGCTGAAGGTGCCGCCAAGCTGCTTTCACACCGAGGAGGGTGTCCACGCCTTGAATCCCTATAGCAACGGCTGCATGTCGGCAGTGAAGAGCGATCATTTGAAATTCTATCGGTTTGAGAAGTGGGCACACATCGGACTCATTGCCTATGAG ATTGTGGGCATTATTTTGGCCATAACGCTAAGCTGTCAGCTGACTACTAAAACACGACGGTATACCTACTAA
- the LOC133841036 gene encoding uncharacterized protein LOC133841036, whose protein sequence is MQLTWLLQIICLLNINYANLKFINFTNITCETMDTTISTIEYCYIGHVNELKNYMSLRYALRKPIIKDIGFHLQLMKRSNGWKPFLYGIDIDMCRFWKSNYNAIAKLVFSLIDGHTNINHSCPYKDEKYIFIDNLMNTDISQKIGGLPFGKGLYALNAEWSWRNVSRVRAKIYFEVLKV, encoded by the exons ATGCAATTAACATGGCTGctgcaaattatttgcttgttaaatataaactatgcaaat cttaaatttattaattttaccaATATTACCTGCGAAACAATGGATACAACTATAAGTACCATCGAGTATTGTTACATAGGCCACGTAAATGAACTGAAAAACTATATGAGCTTGCGTTACGCCCTCAGAAAACCGATCATAAAGGATATTGGC TTTCACTTGCAATTAATGAAACGAAGCAATGGTTGGAAACCATTTCTCTATGGCATTGATATCGACATGTGTCGTTTTTGGAAATCAAATTACAATGCCATTGCCAAACTCGTTTTTTCCCTTATCGATGGTCATACAAACATTAATCACAGTTGTCCCTATAAG GATGAGAAgtacatatttattgataacCTTATGAATACGGATATATCTCAAAAAATTGGCGGACTTCCCTTTGGCAAAGGACTTTATGCGCTGAACGCTGAATGGTCTTGGAGAAATGTATCGCGTGTTCGGgcaaaaatatactttgaGGTTTTAAAGGTTTAA
- the LOC133841035 gene encoding 23 kDa integral membrane protein: MGCATGTIKYSLFLFNALWAILGIVVIVFGGLGVGAMPQYYAIGIMVLGGVILLISLFGCCGAIRESCRMLWTYVTLLLILLVLIIAFIVLNPRDTFKKYAIQLVEQQWQQELTKPGSMDFIQKTNSCCGRNGPEDYKTIGHVTDIVPSSCCKGNNCMNPSYVYTEGCLSRVEKVFADEAITWQYCEWGLLGFDVIILTLAIILAIHYSNRRRRYNY; this comes from the exons ATGGGCTGCGCAACGGGCACCATTAAGTACTCACTGTTCCTCTTCAATGCATTATGGGCG ATACTTGGCATAGTGGTTATAGTATTTGGCGGCCTTGGCGTTGGGGCAATGCCTCAGTATTATGCCATAGGCATCATGGTACTGGGCGGCGTTATACTGCTAATTTCACTATTTGGCTGCTGTGGCGCTATTCGTGAATCTTGCCGCATGTTGTGGACG TATGTGACGCTGTTACTGATCCTGCTTGTGCTGATAATCGCGTTCATCGTCCTCAATCCCCGCGACACGTTCAAGAAGTATGCGATCCAGCTGGTggagcagcaatggcaacaagaGCTAACCAAGCCAGGCAGCATGGATTTTATTCAGAAGACC AACTCTTGCTGTGGACGCAATGGACCCGAGGACTACAAAACCATTGGTCATGTGACTGACATTGTGCCCTCGAGCTGTTGCAAGGGCAACAATTGCATGAATCCATCGTATGTGTATACCGAAGGCTGCCTCAGCCGGGTGGAGAAGGTCTTTGCTGATGAGGCCATAACATGGCAATACTGCGAATGGGGCCTGCTGGGATTCGAT GTGATAATACTGACACTAGCCATCATACTAGCCATACATTATTCGAATCGCAGACGCCGCTATAACTATTAA
- the LOC133841031 gene encoding 23 kDa integral membrane protein: MEKTFAITPWKYALLTTCILISALNVLFFSCGVVTWGASLCVYGGYAVALLGASIFAAAFLGVYVSLKESYKYSIYFLISTVLVMTMLTAYFFTFSSLKGTLLRQFDDRVKRLFEEKSVNDDTMQPIHSLFRCCGLDGPQDYLGKEEGALPASCCYSADCTKPSNINDEGCATKAPRFLLLQADINYYASIAIFILQVLSLFAAFFMGKARKLIKTKDDETPINEN; the protein is encoded by the exons ATGGAGAAAACATTCGCCATAACACCCTGGAAATATGCACTACTTACCACATGCATTCTAATCTCT GCACTTAACGTATTATTCTTTTCCTGTGGCGTCGTCACTTGGGGCGCCTCCTTATGCGTCTATGGCGGCTATGCAGTTGCCCTGCTTGGTGCATCTATTTTCGCAGCCGCCTTTTTGGGTGTCTATGTTTCGCTCAAGGAGTCCTACAAGTATTCCATTTAT TTCCTAATCAGCACTGTCTTGGTAATGACTATGTTGACCGCATACTTCTTTACCTTCTCGTCGCTGAAGGGCACTTTGTTGCGACAGTTCGATGATCGCGTCAAGCGTTTGTTTGAGGAGAAATCCGTCAACGATGATACTATGCAGCCCATACACAGTTTGTTCCGTTGCTGTGGCTTGGATGGACCACAGGATTATCTGGGCAAGGAGGAGGGCGCTCTGCCAGCCAGCTGCTGCTATTCAGCTGATTGCACCAAACCCTCGAACATTAATGATGAGGGCTGCGCCACAAAGGCGCCTCGATTCCTACTTCTGCAAGCAGATATCAATTACTACGCTTCCATTGCTATATTCATACTGCAG GTACTCAGCTTGTTTGCCGCCTTTTTCATGGGCAAGGCACGCAAGTTGATCAAGACAAAGGATGACGAGACTCCCATTAATGAGAACTAA
- the LOC133841426 gene encoding protein late bloomer isoform X2, translating to MEHIDIDKIVQLSITGTLILAALIGCSGAFLGSIKVLVVHLTLFALVIGAHGWKLSTYNEHRQQDTTEVFVMGIWMKELAHPGAMYQLQRRYECCGDKGYADYTSLKLKVPPSCFHTEEGVHALNPYSNGCMSAVKSDHLKFYRFEKWAHIGLIAYEIVGIILAITLSCQLTTKTRRYTY from the exons ATGGAGCACATTGATATCGACAAAATCGTTCAATTGTCCATCACGGGGACGCTCATCCTGGCTGCTCTCATTGGCTGCTCGGGCGCCTTTCTGGGCTCCATTAAAGTGCTTGTTGTG CACTTGACGTTATTCGCTTTGGTGATCGGTGCTCATGGCTGGAAGCTGAGCACCTACAATGAGCACAGGCAACAGGACACTACAGAAGTGTTTGTCATGGGCATTTGGATGAAGGAGCTGGCACATCCCGGTGCCATGTATCAACTGCAACGCAGA TATGAATGCTGCGGTGACAAAGGCTACGCGGACTACACCAGTCTGAAGCTGAAGGTGCCGCCAAGCTGCTTTCACACCGAGGAGGGTGTCCACGCCTTGAATCCCTATAGCAACGGCTGCATGTCGGCAGTGAAGAGCGATCATTTGAAATTCTATCGGTTTGAGAAGTGGGCACACATCGGACTCATTGCCTATGAG ATTGTGGGCATTATTTTGGCCATAACGCTAAGCTGTCAGCTGACTACTAAAACACGACGGTATACCTACTAA